Proteins from one Arthrobacter sp. Soc17.1.1.1 genomic window:
- a CDS encoding MBL fold metallo-hydrolase, which yields MRLIGQDCYQLDRQKGSHGFVVAAAGRAAVVDPGMSSGFDGVVAELRAAEATTGPVTDIVLTHYDVDHAQAAQRLRETLGATVWIGAADADILRGRTRPRTLFRRALQRIVPVALPDGAQELTGSGEIFPGLAYFPTPGHTPGHYAYQWRGVLFTGDAARVAPDGALGDFAAILIDDRPTAAGSVRLLAERIGAGSVDWVCSGHSDVARVARRDA from the coding sequence ATGCGCCTCATCGGTCAGGATTGCTACCAGCTCGACCGGCAGAAGGGCTCGCACGGTTTCGTGGTGGCCGCGGCAGGCCGGGCGGCGGTCGTCGATCCCGGCATGTCCTCCGGGTTCGACGGCGTGGTCGCCGAGCTCCGTGCCGCCGAGGCGACGACCGGTCCGGTCACCGACATCGTCCTCACGCACTACGACGTCGACCACGCGCAGGCGGCGCAGCGGCTCCGGGAGACCCTCGGGGCGACGGTGTGGATCGGCGCCGCCGACGCCGACATCCTCCGCGGCCGCACCAGGCCGCGGACCCTGTTCCGCAGGGCGCTGCAGCGCATCGTCCCCGTGGCGCTCCCCGACGGCGCGCAGGAACTCACCGGTTCCGGTGAGATCTTCCCGGGCCTCGCGTACTTCCCCACACCCGGGCACACGCCCGGGCACTACGCCTACCAGTGGCGCGGCGTGCTCTTCACCGGGGATGCCGCCCGGGTCGCCCCGGACGGCGCCCTCGGCGACTTCGCGGCGATCCTCATCGACGACCGGCCGACGGCGGCGGGCAGCGTCCGGCTGCTCGCCGAGCGCATCGGCGCGGGCTCCGTGGACTGGGTCTGCTCGGGGCACAGCGACGTCGCCAGGGTCGCCCGGCGCGACGCCTGA
- a CDS encoding DUF1697 domain-containing protein — protein sequence MPADLVPDAPSRRYAVFLRGVNVGGVTVRMAELRELLAELPVSDVATVLASGNVTCSSALEPAALKGSVERALGARFGYTAWVIVVGAAELGAITASVPPPPPPPPGGTGVQGVQGVHTYVTLFTGTAELAAFLEDARSADLHPAVLTGGTAIGWFSPRGQSTEVPLARLLARTRYAATSTTRNINTLGRVLRLLA from the coding sequence GTGCCGGCGGACCTCGTCCCCGACGCGCCATCCCGCCGGTACGCCGTCTTCCTGCGCGGGGTCAATGTCGGCGGTGTGACGGTCCGGATGGCGGAGCTGCGCGAGTTGCTCGCGGAACTTCCCGTGAGCGACGTCGCGACGGTGCTCGCCAGCGGCAACGTCACGTGCTCCTCCGCCCTGGAACCCGCCGCCCTGAAGGGCAGCGTCGAGCGGGCCCTGGGCGCCCGCTTCGGCTACACCGCCTGGGTGATCGTCGTCGGCGCCGCCGAGCTCGGTGCGATCACCGCCTCCGTCCCGCCACCGCCACCGCCACCGCCCGGCGGTACCGGTGTCCAGGGCGTCCAGGGCGTCCACACCTATGTCACCCTGTTCACCGGGACCGCGGAGCTCGCTGCATTCCTCGAGGACGCACGGAGCGCGGACCTGCACCCCGCCGTGCTCACAGGCGGCACCGCCATCGGCTGGTTCTCCCCCAGGGGGCAGTCCACCGAGGTGCCCCTCGCCCGGCTCCTCGCCCGCACCCGGTACGCGGCGACGTCCACCACCCGGAACATCAACACCCTGGGCAGGGTCCTGCGCCTGCTCGCCTGA
- a CDS encoding IclR family transcriptional regulator, whose protein sequence is MDNSSGVGVIDKAALVLDALEAGPTTLAQLVASTGLARPTVHRLALALAHHRLVGRDIQGRFVLGSRLVELASAAGEDRLIAAAGPVLLGLRDATGESAQLFRRQGDWRVCVASAERPVGLRDTIPVGTQLSMKAGSAAQCLLAWEDHDRLLMGLQNARFTPTVLAGVRRRGWAQSLGEREAGVASVSAPVRGPSGRVIAAVSISGPMERLTRQPGRIHAEVVSDAARQLTLAVGSAAD, encoded by the coding sequence GCCCTCGAGGCCGGCCCCACCACACTGGCCCAGCTCGTCGCCTCGACCGGCCTGGCCCGGCCCACGGTCCACCGCCTCGCCCTGGCCCTGGCGCACCACCGCCTCGTGGGCCGGGACATCCAGGGCCGCTTCGTCCTCGGCAGCAGGCTCGTCGAGCTCGCGTCCGCGGCCGGCGAGGACCGCCTGATCGCCGCCGCGGGTCCGGTGCTCCTCGGCCTGCGGGACGCGACGGGCGAGAGCGCCCAGCTGTTCCGCCGGCAGGGCGACTGGCGCGTGTGCGTGGCCTCCGCCGAGCGCCCCGTGGGGCTGCGCGACACCATCCCCGTCGGCACCCAGCTGTCCATGAAGGCCGGTTCGGCCGCCCAGTGCCTGCTCGCCTGGGAGGACCACGACCGCCTGCTCATGGGTCTGCAGAACGCGCGGTTCACCCCGACCGTCCTGGCCGGGGTGCGACGGCGCGGCTGGGCGCAGAGCCTCGGCGAGCGCGAGGCCGGCGTGGCGTCGGTCTCCGCGCCGGTGCGGGGCCCGTCCGGGCGGGTGATCGCGGCCGTGTCGATCTCCGGCCCGATGGAGCGCCTCACCCGGCAGCCGGGCCGCATCCACGCGGAGGTCGTCTCCGACGCGGCACGCCAGCTGACACTCGCCGTCGGATCGGCGGCCGACTGA